A region from the Desulfomonilaceae bacterium genome encodes:
- the atpH gene encoding ATP synthase F1 subunit delta has translation MIDTTLAKRYAKALVEIGQANDALDKYGSDLTALSGIIAESRDFREVLESPVFTKDDKKRIARDILNKIGADPMVINFVNVLIDRKRINQLDGVETAYRSSVDEIRGITRGEVVSAESLEQSDLGRVTEALSKISGKKVLVTTKVDPFLIGGLVARVGDMVFDGTIRTQLNQLKESLKG, from the coding sequence GTGATAGACACTACTTTAGCAAAGCGTTACGCAAAAGCCCTAGTCGAAATAGGTCAAGCGAATGACGCACTGGACAAGTACGGGAGCGATTTGACAGCTCTATCGGGAATTATAGCGGAGTCCAGGGATTTTAGAGAAGTTCTCGAGAGCCCGGTTTTTACGAAAGATGACAAAAAGAGGATCGCCAGAGATATTCTCAACAAAATCGGCGCGGATCCAATGGTGATTAATTTCGTTAACGTGTTAATAGATCGGAAACGCATCAATCAACTTGATGGTGTAGAAACCGCATATAGATCGAGTGTTGATGAGATACGCGGAATCACAAGAGGTGAAGTGGTAAGCGCTGAGAGTCTGGAACAATCAGACCTCGGTCGCGTGACGGAAGCTCTTTCCAAAATAAGTGGCAAAAAGGTTCTGGTAACTACCAAGGTGGACCCCTTCCTAATCGGGGGCCTTGTTGCCAGGGTCGGAGACATGGTTTTTGATGGCACAATTAGAACTCAATTAAACCAGCTCAAGGAAAGCCTGAAGGGATAG
- the mrdA gene encoding penicillin-binding protein 2 produces the protein MSILPGAIKDSQGIVDVYADALGFSPEKMRTVLDKSLLAPMFLSFPIKKNISLEEISLIKTHSREIKGVTLEARPYRYYPLGDLLCHLVGVTGEISSSELEKVGRAGYRPGDYVGKTGIEKEYEPYLRGEEGWEQIEIDAKGRHLASLRRKPAKPGADIVLTIDSSFQRFVEESFTERAGSVVVVDPDTGRILAMVSKPGFDPNLFSPSISERNWKSLNSDPLHPLENRSIRGLYPPASTFKIVTAFADLAEGAISPEKNLFCSGELELGGQVYRCWNQHGHGNVNLHRALVESCDVYFYELGLKLGADRMAKYASLFGLGKPTGIELSQELPGLIPTNFWKERNYGTFIKDGENVTIGIGQGYTLATPIQLAMMTAALANGGNIMRPYLVDEIKSHDGTPIFHQTPVVKWSIKPDPRNWEQIRKAMLDVVQDRAGTGKKCRIPGLNVHAKTGTSQVISVKDKSKSEEEVPYHERTHAMFVAFVDDQPKKIAVVVIIEHGGGGGKTAAPLARKIICRYYGLPDRGDLRE, from the coding sequence TTGTCAATTCTTCCGGGAGCAATCAAAGACTCACAGGGGATTGTCGATGTTTATGCGGACGCATTGGGCTTTTCTCCTGAAAAGATGAGGACTGTACTTGATAAAAGCCTTTTGGCTCCGATGTTTCTGTCTTTTCCGATCAAGAAAAACATTAGTCTGGAAGAAATTTCGCTCATCAAGACTCATTCCCGAGAAATAAAGGGTGTTACTCTGGAAGCTCGACCCTATCGATATTATCCACTCGGGGATTTGCTTTGCCACCTGGTAGGTGTTACGGGCGAAATTTCGAGTTCTGAATTGGAAAAAGTCGGCCGTGCGGGATATAGACCTGGGGATTATGTGGGGAAAACTGGAATAGAGAAAGAGTATGAGCCTTATTTAAGAGGGGAGGAGGGTTGGGAACAGATTGAAATTGACGCCAAAGGGAGGCACCTCGCGAGCCTAAGAAGAAAACCCGCCAAACCTGGGGCTGATATAGTGTTAACAATAGACTCTTCCTTTCAAAGGTTTGTCGAAGAATCCTTTACAGAGCGAGCAGGCTCCGTTGTGGTTGTGGATCCGGATACAGGGCGAATTCTTGCTATGGTCAGTAAGCCTGGTTTTGATCCGAATTTGTTTTCACCTTCTATTTCGGAGAGAAATTGGAAATCCTTAAACAGCGATCCTCTTCATCCATTGGAAAATCGTTCGATCCGGGGATTATATCCCCCTGCCAGCACATTCAAGATTGTCACGGCTTTTGCGGATTTGGCAGAAGGGGCTATTAGCCCTGAAAAGAATTTATTCTGTTCCGGTGAGCTTGAACTGGGAGGTCAGGTATACAGATGCTGGAATCAGCATGGCCACGGGAATGTGAACCTTCATAGGGCTTTAGTCGAGTCCTGTGACGTATATTTTTACGAGCTTGGATTAAAATTGGGAGCTGACCGAATGGCTAAGTACGCATCGCTGTTCGGCTTGGGAAAACCTACGGGGATAGAATTATCCCAGGAATTACCGGGTCTGATCCCGACAAATTTCTGGAAGGAGAGAAATTATGGGACTTTCATCAAGGATGGCGAAAATGTGACGATAGGTATAGGCCAGGGATACACCTTGGCCACACCTATCCAGCTTGCCATGATGACAGCGGCTCTGGCCAACGGTGGAAACATTATGAGACCATATTTGGTTGATGAAATTAAATCTCATGACGGAACCCCAATATTTCACCAAACACCGGTTGTAAAGTGGAGTATAAAACCTGATCCTCGAAACTGGGAGCAAATCAGGAAGGCTATGCTTGATGTTGTCCAGGATCGAGCGGGAACGGGCAAGAAATGTAGGATTCCTGGGCTTAACGTCCATGCGAAAACAGGGACATCACAAGTTATCAGCGTTAAGGATAAATCCAAAAGCGAGGAGGAAGTTCCTTATCACGAGAGAACTCACGCCATGTTTGTGGCGTTTGTAGATGATCAGCCTAAAAAAATAGCAGTCGTGGTGATTATTGAACACGGTGGTGGTGGAGGCAAAACCGCTGCTCCGCTGGCTCGTAAAATCATATGTAGGTATTATGGCCTACCTGACAGGGGCGACCTCAGAGAGTGA
- a CDS encoding ATP synthase F0 subunit B, producing the protein MDWKRILKNFFFFAVVMCGAVTMANASSGGEEESSWTPWLLTWRVINTVALIALLIYFVKKPLVTFFAERKDQIRRDLAEALEQREEALQLLAEYKEKLAGMEKEVDRMQVELRKAAESDSEKVMANAERMSGAIVESAKMTAEQEVRKARESLRNEAVELAVQLAETMIREKITEKDRKRIVEDYLVKVGGMK; encoded by the coding sequence ATGGACTGGAAGAGAATCCTCAAGAATTTTTTCTTTTTCGCAGTGGTTATGTGTGGCGCCGTCACCATGGCCAACGCTTCGTCCGGTGGGGAGGAGGAGTCAAGTTGGACTCCATGGTTGTTAACGTGGAGAGTGATCAACACTGTGGCGCTTATTGCCCTCCTAATCTATTTTGTAAAGAAACCTCTCGTCACGTTTTTTGCTGAACGTAAAGATCAAATAAGAAGAGATCTTGCAGAAGCCCTAGAACAACGTGAAGAGGCTCTCCAATTGCTGGCGGAGTACAAAGAAAAGCTGGCCGGCATGGAGAAAGAGGTTGATCGGATGCAGGTCGAGTTGAGGAAGGCGGCGGAATCCGACAGCGAAAAAGTTATGGCAAACGCTGAAAGAATGTCCGGGGCCATTGTTGAATCGGCCAAAATGACCGCAGAGCAAGAAGTCAGAAAGGCTCGCGAGTCATTGCGAAACGAGGCTGTAGAATTGGCCGTGCAATTGGCTGAGACCATGATTCGTGAAAAGATTACGGAAAAAGACCGCAAACGAATCGTTGAGGATTACCTCGTTAAGGTCGGGGGTATGAAGTGA
- a CDS encoding polymer-forming cytoskeletal protein, with amino-acid sequence MLRFRKTKSDAVTGFLGSQTEFAGKLSFSGIVHLDGHFEGEIISRGTLVVGSDSIVHAQIHSNILKVSGEVHGDITATEKIELFPPAKVFGHLKTPSLVIEEGVIFEGTCSMASFQSDMPELTTSPDEKEIEARSIEEISAQPWPPTFEGSDNLSTEESGEEPVAEHNR; translated from the coding sequence ATGCTCCGATTCAGGAAGACTAAGAGTGACGCAGTAACAGGTTTTTTGGGTTCGCAAACCGAGTTCGCCGGTAAACTGTCGTTCTCTGGGATAGTTCACTTAGATGGACACTTTGAAGGAGAAATAATCAGCCGAGGGACACTTGTGGTTGGTTCGGACTCCATCGTCCATGCTCAGATTCATTCAAATATTCTAAAAGTTTCCGGCGAGGTCCATGGCGATATAACAGCTACGGAAAAAATAGAATTGTTTCCACCTGCAAAGGTTTTTGGGCATTTGAAGACGCCGAGTTTGGTTATAGAAGAGGGCGTTATTTTTGAGGGCACGTGCTCCATGGCGTCGTTCCAGTCGGATATGCCGGAATTAACGACGAGTCCCGACGAAAAGGAAATCGAAGCAAGATCAATTGAAGAGATCTCGGCTCAACCTTGGCCCCCGACTTTTGAGGGTTCAGACAATCTCTCAACTGAGGAATCGGGCGAAGAGCCAGTAGCTGAGCACAATCGCTGA
- the rodA gene encoding rod shape-determining protein RodA — MPKTYLSSNVIDSVLKFEWLLVVDAVILSIVGIALIYSATIPMGVMGRSFVIKQTAWLFLGLTLLLLFSFVDYRALDRWGIWIYVFILLALITVSIFGRVTSGSRRWIDLGMMRFQPSEFAKLAVVIVMAKSLSGRLRGPLKDWTEILKNLGLVLVPVIFVATQPDLGTAIVLLLVALSMVLFVGLSKKIWTAIGGLALISLPLVYVGAKYFLLDYQKKRLLTFLNPEHDPLGAGYQIIQSQIAVGSGGLLGKGYLKGTQNQLMFLPVKHTDFIFAVLSEEWGFVGCAIILLLFVIFILRGLTVAGRARDDFGTLLSVGCVSIIFWHVTINVAMVMGVAPVVGVPLSFVSYGGSSLLLSFLVTAILTSVSARRFSYLAQP, encoded by the coding sequence ATGCCAAAAACCTATCTAAGTTCGAATGTAATCGATTCTGTTCTCAAATTTGAATGGCTCCTGGTTGTCGACGCTGTCATTCTGTCAATTGTGGGGATTGCTCTTATATATAGCGCAACCATTCCGATGGGCGTCATGGGCAGGTCTTTTGTAATAAAACAAACCGCCTGGTTGTTTCTGGGACTTACCCTTTTATTACTGTTTTCCTTTGTTGATTATCGGGCGCTGGATCGCTGGGGGATCTGGATATACGTCTTTATTCTGTTGGCGTTGATTACGGTTTCTATTTTCGGGCGAGTTACATCGGGTTCTCGACGCTGGATCGACTTAGGGATGATGCGTTTCCAGCCTTCGGAATTCGCCAAATTGGCGGTCGTAATAGTCATGGCCAAGAGCCTAAGTGGACGGCTTCGCGGGCCGTTGAAGGACTGGACTGAGATATTAAAGAATTTGGGGCTCGTTCTGGTTCCGGTGATATTCGTAGCGACTCAACCAGATCTCGGTACCGCCATAGTACTACTGTTGGTAGCGTTGAGCATGGTTTTATTCGTTGGATTGAGCAAAAAGATATGGACCGCAATCGGCGGTTTGGCCCTGATTAGCCTTCCTTTAGTCTATGTAGGGGCCAAGTATTTTCTTCTGGATTATCAAAAGAAGAGACTGCTGACCTTCCTCAATCCTGAACATGATCCCTTGGGAGCGGGCTACCAGATCATTCAATCTCAGATAGCAGTTGGGTCAGGGGGGTTACTAGGAAAGGGCTATCTAAAAGGCACGCAAAATCAGTTGATGTTTTTGCCGGTGAAGCACACGGATTTTATCTTTGCGGTTCTGTCCGAAGAATGGGGCTTTGTAGGATGCGCAATAATTTTGTTACTGTTTGTGATTTTCATACTTAGGGGGCTTACTGTAGCAGGTAGGGCTAGAGATGATTTCGGGACCCTTCTTTCGGTCGGATGCGTATCAATAATTTTCTGGCACGTGACAATAAATGTGGCTATGGTTATGGGAGTAGCCCCTGTAGTTGGAGTGCCTTTGAGTTTTGTTAGCTATGGAGGCTCTTCTCTGCTCCTATCATTTCTGGTGACCGCTATCCTAACTTCTGTAAGCGCTAGACGATTTTCGTATCTGGCGCAACCTTGA